One Longimicrobium sp. genomic window carries:
- the glmM gene encoding phosphoglucosamine mutase, whose product MIDTSKLMVSVSGLRGRVGEGLTPEVIAHFAAAFGAYVRSRGPGKTVVLGRDSRVSGPMFARAATAGLQSVGCDVVDVGVAPTPSVQLAVEDLGAAGGLAVTASHNPIEWNALKFIGPTGMFLDAEESAGMRAIADVEVPRVTWQDLGGWKEDVEAVERHLQRILGIPFLDVERIRQRRFRVALDCVRGAGGAIFTRLLEELGCEVTAINMEPDGLFPREPEPVAENLGELEELVRSSGAELGLATDPDVDRLSLVSDEGKAIGEDYTLALAASLVLRHRPGALVTNLSTSRLLDDVAEAAGRTLVRAPVGEINVARRMQAERATIGGEGNGGVILPDVHLTRDAPVAAALILQLLAESDQPLSALAAGIGKYEIVKEKLPRPSQPLDAVYDALAARFPEADADRQDGLRLSWAAERKWAHLRPSGTEPIVRIICEAPSREEALALVDTLRTALPA is encoded by the coding sequence GTGATCGATACTTCGAAGCTGATGGTGAGCGTCTCCGGGCTACGGGGACGCGTGGGGGAAGGGCTCACGCCGGAGGTCATCGCGCACTTCGCCGCCGCGTTCGGCGCGTACGTGCGGAGCCGCGGGCCGGGGAAGACGGTGGTGCTGGGACGGGACAGCCGCGTCAGCGGGCCGATGTTCGCGCGGGCCGCCACGGCGGGGCTCCAGTCCGTGGGGTGCGACGTGGTGGACGTGGGCGTCGCGCCCACCCCCAGCGTGCAGCTCGCGGTGGAGGACCTCGGCGCGGCCGGCGGGCTCGCGGTGACGGCGAGCCACAACCCCATCGAGTGGAACGCGCTGAAGTTCATCGGCCCCACCGGGATGTTCCTCGACGCCGAGGAGAGCGCGGGGATGCGCGCCATCGCCGACGTCGAGGTGCCGCGCGTGACCTGGCAGGACCTGGGCGGATGGAAGGAGGACGTTGAGGCCGTCGAGCGGCACCTGCAGCGCATCCTGGGCATCCCGTTCCTGGACGTGGAGCGCATCCGCCAGCGGCGCTTCCGCGTGGCGCTGGACTGCGTGCGCGGAGCCGGCGGCGCCATCTTCACCCGACTCCTGGAGGAGCTGGGCTGCGAGGTGACGGCCATCAACATGGAGCCGGACGGCCTCTTTCCGCGCGAGCCGGAGCCGGTCGCCGAGAACCTGGGCGAGCTGGAGGAGCTGGTGCGCAGCAGCGGCGCCGAGCTGGGGCTCGCCACCGACCCCGACGTCGACCGCCTCTCGCTCGTCTCCGACGAAGGGAAGGCGATCGGCGAGGACTACACGCTGGCGCTGGCGGCGTCGCTCGTGCTGCGCCACCGGCCGGGCGCGCTGGTCACGAACCTCTCCACCAGCCGCCTGCTGGACGACGTGGCGGAGGCCGCCGGGCGCACGCTGGTGCGCGCGCCGGTGGGGGAGATCAACGTGGCGCGCCGGATGCAAGCGGAGCGCGCCACCATCGGCGGCGAGGGGAACGGCGGAGTCATCCTCCCCGACGTGCACCTGACGCGCGACGCGCCCGTGGCCGCCGCGCTCATCCTTCAGCTGCTGGCCGAGAGCGACCAGCCGCTGAGCGCGCTGGCGGCGGGAATCGGCAAGTACGAGATCGTCAAGGAGAAGCTCCCCCGCCCGTCGCAGCCGCTGGACGCGGTGTACGACGCGCTGGCGGCGCGCTTCCCCGAGGCGGACGCGGACCGGCAGGACGGGCTGCGCCTCTCCTGGGCCGCCGAGCGGAAGTGGGCGCACCTGCGCCCCTCCGGCACCGAGCCGATCGTCCGCATCATCTGCGAGGCGCCCTCGCGCGAGGAGGCGCTCGCGCTGGTGGACACGCTGCGCACCGCCCTTCCGGCGTGA
- a CDS encoding GIY-YIG nuclease family protein — protein MPKPAAHPLRDSVRDARNFPGTYRFLAPDGEIVYVGKSKQIRTRLLSYFRARPEEKGYRVVNEAGSVAWDYEPSEFAALLRELELIKRFRPRLNVQHKRDGRYSFLKLTGGAVPKLAVVAAVSDDRAAYYGPFRGGRRVIEAVRELNDVLGLRDCALTTPMRFSDQPDLFAFERTPGCHRAELKLCLGPCAALTTQAEYRKRVNLLRSFLNGDADEPLAWLNARMLAAAERWDFEYAAAVRERIKRLERLRDEFARLREALDTLSFLYRVPCARGVDPRVYLIRRGTVRAVVSAPDSQAERRRLARLAEEHFGQPEPNSALVSKHQVDEILLIARWFRMNPRELEATVAPERVDAVPLSA, from the coding sequence GTGCCCAAACCCGCCGCACACCCCCTGCGCGACTCCGTGCGCGACGCCCGGAACTTCCCAGGCACCTACCGGTTCCTGGCGCCGGACGGGGAGATCGTGTACGTGGGGAAGTCGAAGCAGATCCGCACCCGCCTCCTCTCCTACTTCCGCGCGCGCCCCGAGGAAAAGGGCTATCGCGTCGTCAACGAGGCGGGCTCCGTCGCGTGGGACTACGAGCCGAGCGAGTTCGCGGCGCTGCTGCGCGAGCTGGAGCTGATCAAGCGCTTCCGCCCGCGCCTCAACGTCCAGCACAAGCGCGACGGGCGTTACTCCTTCCTCAAGCTAACCGGCGGGGCCGTTCCCAAGCTGGCGGTGGTCGCCGCAGTCAGCGACGACCGGGCGGCCTACTACGGCCCCTTCCGCGGCGGACGCCGGGTGATCGAGGCCGTTCGCGAGCTCAACGACGTGCTCGGCTTGCGCGACTGCGCGCTCACCACGCCGATGCGCTTCTCGGACCAGCCGGACCTCTTCGCCTTCGAGCGCACCCCCGGCTGTCACCGCGCCGAGCTGAAGCTGTGCCTGGGCCCCTGCGCCGCGCTCACCACCCAGGCCGAGTACCGCAAGCGGGTGAACCTGCTGCGCTCCTTCCTCAACGGCGATGCGGACGAGCCGCTGGCGTGGCTCAACGCGCGCATGCTGGCCGCGGCGGAGCGGTGGGACTTCGAGTACGCCGCCGCCGTTCGCGAGCGGATCAAACGGCTGGAACGCCTGCGCGACGAGTTCGCCCGCCTGCGCGAGGCGCTGGACACCCTTTCGTTCCTCTATCGCGTCCCCTGCGCGCGCGGCGTGGACCCCCGCGTCTACCTGATCCGGCGGGGCACCGTGCGCGCCGTCGTTTCGGCGCCGGACTCGCAGGCGGAACGGCGGCGGCTGGCGCGATTGGCGGAGGAGCACTTCGGCCAGCCCGAGCCGAACAGCGCGCTCGTTTCCAAGCACCAGGTGGACGAAATCCTCCTGATCGCGCGCTGGTTCCGCATGAATCCACGCGAGCTGGAGGCCACCGTCGCACCCGAGCGCGTAGATGCGGTCCCGCTCAGCGCGTGA
- a CDS encoding EamA family transporter: MAETRAGEPRAAVLAAFAAVYLIWGSTYLAIRYAIETLPPFLMAGTRFMTAGAVLYLFMRMRGVAPPMRVHWRSAFLLGGMLLLFGNGAVVWAEHRIASGIAALLVAVEPLWIVLLEWLRPGGRRPSARTAAGVVLGFGGLVILVGPQDLGGGRVDVLGAFVVVVAALSWAAGSLYSREAPLPASPFLATSMQMLAGGALLMAAGLVTGDAGRVDPSAFSAKSLAALAYLTVFGSLVAFTAYIWLLGVVSPSRASTYAYVNPLVAVVLGWALAGESLDARVALSAVVIVGAVAMIIAASREAEKAARPGAENAEKIAAAPMPAPVPAVPETRRVRRVRS; encoded by the coding sequence GTGGCTGAGACGCGCGCGGGCGAGCCGCGGGCGGCCGTGCTGGCGGCCTTCGCCGCGGTGTACCTGATCTGGGGTTCGACGTACCTCGCGATCCGCTACGCCATCGAGACGCTCCCGCCCTTTCTGATGGCCGGCACGCGCTTCATGACGGCGGGTGCGGTGCTCTACCTGTTCATGCGGATGCGCGGCGTCGCGCCCCCCATGCGGGTGCACTGGCGCTCGGCGTTCCTGCTGGGCGGGATGCTCCTGCTGTTCGGCAACGGCGCGGTGGTGTGGGCCGAGCACCGCATCGCCAGCGGGATCGCGGCGCTGCTGGTGGCGGTGGAGCCGCTCTGGATCGTGCTGCTGGAATGGCTGCGCCCCGGCGGACGCAGGCCTTCCGCGCGCACGGCCGCGGGGGTGGTGCTCGGCTTCGGCGGGCTGGTGATCCTGGTGGGGCCGCAGGACCTCGGCGGCGGACGGGTGGACGTGCTGGGCGCCTTCGTGGTGGTGGTCGCCGCGCTGAGCTGGGCGGCGGGCTCGCTCTACTCGCGCGAGGCTCCGCTCCCGGCGTCGCCTTTCCTCGCCACTTCCATGCAGATGCTGGCCGGCGGCGCGCTGCTGATGGCCGCGGGGCTGGTGACGGGCGACGCGGGGCGGGTGGATCCCTCCGCCTTCTCGGCGAAGTCGCTGGCGGCGCTGGCGTATCTTACGGTGTTCGGGTCGCTGGTGGCGTTCACCGCGTACATCTGGCTGCTTGGCGTGGTGAGCCCTTCGCGCGCCTCCACCTACGCGTACGTCAACCCGCTGGTGGCGGTGGTGCTGGGATGGGCGCTCGCAGGCGAGTCGCTGGATGCGCGCGTCGCCCTCTCCGCCGTGGTGATCGTGGGCGCGGTGGCGATGATCATCGCCGCGTCCAGGGAAGCGGAGAAGGCCGCGCGCCCCGGCGCGGAGAACGCGGAGAAGATCGCGGCGGCGCCGATGCCCGCGCCCGTGCCGGCCGTGCCGGAGACGCGGCGGGTCAGGCGGGTTCGATCGTGA
- a CDS encoding AMP-binding protein — MSASLYDRFADAARRFPDNLAVAAADCPPVTYAELDQRITSFAAELHALGVAGERVGILLPNVAAFPVAFYGVLRAGASALLLNPQYSRREIAEYTADAGARTVVTMEALEHLLPPGATPVLLEPAEGCMTEPSTGLAADFPLPRPGPDDEAAVIYTSAIHGWARGARLTHRGLGANLASTIEAMALTPDDRVFALLPLIHAFGLTVTMTAPLSAGATMVPVERFHPVRTLDQLEESQATVISGVPAAYLALVSAAERRGVPKHALRAAICGGAPLQAEVSRRWEETFGIPLREGYGLTEASPVCLFNRVDRPNQPGSMGHPFPGVEVTIRGTRGEHCPVGSTGEICVEGANVFAGYVGEEGRDPEQFWGGALRTGDLGVCGPDGTIRFRGCLKPMFTRSGFNIYPREIERVIQEDPRVADASVTAVPDGAKENEIALTVVPAPGAELSEEDVRRLCRDGLAAYKQPGRITIEPA; from the coding sequence ATGAGCGCATCGCTGTACGACCGTTTCGCCGACGCCGCACGGCGCTTCCCGGACAACCTCGCCGTCGCCGCGGCGGATTGCCCGCCGGTTACGTACGCCGAGCTGGACCAGCGCATCACCTCGTTCGCCGCGGAGCTGCACGCGCTGGGCGTGGCGGGGGAGCGCGTGGGGATACTGCTTCCCAACGTGGCGGCGTTCCCGGTGGCGTTCTACGGGGTGCTGCGCGCCGGGGCGAGCGCGCTGCTGCTGAACCCGCAGTACTCGCGGCGCGAGATCGCCGAGTACACCGCCGACGCCGGCGCGCGGACGGTGGTCACCATGGAAGCGCTGGAGCACCTGCTTCCGCCCGGCGCCACGCCGGTGCTGCTGGAGCCCGCCGAGGGGTGCATGACCGAGCCCTCCACCGGGCTCGCCGCGGACTTCCCCCTCCCCCGCCCCGGGCCGGACGATGAGGCGGCCGTCATCTACACCTCGGCCATCCACGGGTGGGCGCGCGGAGCCCGGCTCACGCACCGCGGCCTGGGCGCCAACCTCGCCTCCACCATCGAGGCGATGGCGCTGACGCCCGACGACCGCGTCTTCGCCCTCCTCCCGCTGATCCACGCCTTCGGGCTCACCGTCACCATGACGGCTCCGCTCTCCGCCGGCGCCACCATGGTCCCCGTAGAGCGCTTCCACCCCGTCCGCACGCTGGACCAGCTGGAGGAGTCGCAGGCCACGGTCATCAGCGGCGTGCCGGCCGCGTACCTGGCGCTGGTCTCCGCGGCGGAGCGGCGCGGCGTGCCGAAGCATGCGCTGCGCGCGGCCATCTGCGGCGGCGCGCCCCTCCAGGCGGAGGTGTCGCGGCGCTGGGAGGAGACCTTTGGCATCCCCCTGCGCGAAGGGTACGGGCTGACCGAGGCGTCGCCCGTGTGCCTCTTCAACCGTGTGGACCGCCCCAACCAGCCGGGCTCCATGGGGCACCCCTTTCCGGGGGTGGAGGTCACCATCCGCGGCACGCGCGGCGAGCACTGCCCGGTCGGCTCCACCGGCGAGATCTGCGTGGAGGGCGCCAACGTCTTCGCCGGCTACGTGGGCGAGGAGGGACGCGACCCGGAGCAGTTCTGGGGCGGCGCCCTGCGCACCGGCGACCTGGGCGTGTGCGGGCCGGACGGCACCATCCGCTTCCGCGGCTGCCTGAAGCCGATGTTCACCCGCAGCGGCTTCAACATCTACCCGCGCGAGATCGAGCGCGTCATCCAGGAAGACCCGCGCGTGGCCGATGCCTCCGTGACCGCGGTGCCGGACGGGGCCAAGGAGAACGAGATCGCACTCACCGTCGTCCCCGCCCCCGGCGCCGAGCTGAGCGAGGAGGACGTGCGCCGCCTCTGCCGCGACGGCCTCGCCGCCTACAAGCAGCCGGGGCGCATCACGATCGAACCCGCCTGA
- the purD gene encoding phosphoribosylamine--glycine ligase produces the protein MKILIVGNGGREHALLWKLRRDAPAAEFYVTNPNGGMRGATALPLAPGEIQALAAWVQANGVDLTIVGPEAPLAAGIADHFADRGLAVFGPCKAAAEIESSKSFAKALMKRHGIPTADFRAFDQLPEAEAYLREVGAPVVVKASGLAAGKGVVVCETLDQAFTAVREMLGGTAYGTAGAEVVIEEFMRGEELSVFALTDGTDVVAMLPAQDHKRIGEGETGPNTGGMGAYAPVSLATPELMERVERDILRPTVAAMAEEGRTFRGLLYAGLMLTESGPRVVEFNCRFGDPETQVVLPLLRSSLLEPVLEIARGGSIAGARLEWDPGAAASTVLASAGYPGDYPSGLPVTIPADVEAGGDVIVFHAGTREEGGALVTAGGRVLAVTALAPTVAEAARRSREAAERIVFEGMQLRRDIGWREVARAGGERA, from the coding sequence GTGAAGATCCTGATCGTGGGCAATGGCGGGCGCGAGCACGCCCTCCTGTGGAAGCTGCGGCGCGACGCACCCGCCGCCGAGTTCTACGTCACCAACCCCAACGGCGGGATGCGCGGGGCCACCGCCCTGCCCCTGGCGCCCGGCGAGATCCAGGCACTCGCCGCTTGGGTGCAGGCCAACGGCGTCGACCTCACCATCGTGGGCCCGGAGGCGCCGCTGGCTGCGGGAATCGCGGACCACTTCGCGGACCGGGGGCTCGCCGTCTTCGGTCCGTGCAAGGCGGCGGCGGAGATCGAGAGCTCCAAGAGCTTCGCCAAGGCGCTGATGAAACGCCACGGCATCCCCACCGCCGACTTCCGCGCCTTCGATCAGCTCCCGGAGGCCGAGGCGTACCTGCGCGAAGTGGGCGCGCCGGTGGTGGTCAAGGCGTCAGGGTTGGCAGCCGGGAAAGGTGTGGTTGTGTGCGAAACGCTGGATCAAGCGTTTACCGCGGTGCGCGAGATGCTCGGGGGCACCGCGTACGGCACTGCGGGTGCCGAGGTGGTGATCGAGGAGTTCATGCGCGGGGAGGAGCTCTCCGTCTTCGCGCTCACGGACGGCACTGACGTCGTCGCCATGCTCCCGGCGCAGGACCACAAGCGCATCGGCGAGGGAGAGACGGGGCCCAACACGGGCGGGATGGGCGCCTACGCGCCGGTTTCGCTCGCCACGCCGGAGCTGATGGAGCGCGTCGAGCGCGACATCCTGCGACCCACGGTCGCGGCGATGGCGGAGGAGGGACGCACCTTCCGCGGCCTGCTGTACGCCGGGCTGATGCTCACCGAGAGCGGGCCGCGCGTGGTGGAGTTCAACTGCCGTTTCGGCGATCCGGAGACGCAGGTCGTCCTCCCCCTGCTCCGCTCCTCGCTGCTGGAGCCGGTGCTGGAGATCGCGCGCGGCGGGAGCATCGCGGGCGCGCGGCTGGAATGGGACCCCGGCGCCGCCGCGTCCACCGTCCTCGCCTCCGCCGGCTACCCGGGCGACTACCCGTCCGGACTCCCCGTGACCATCCCGGCGGACGTCGAGGCCGGGGGTGACGTGATCGTCTTCCACGCAGGTACGCGCGAGGAGGGGGGCGCGCTGGTGACCGCGGGCGGGCGCGTGCTGGCCGTCACGGCGCTGGCGCCCACCGTCGCGGAGGCGGCGCGGCGCAGCCGGGAGGCGGCGGAGCGGATCGTGTTCGAGGGGATGCAGCTACGCCGCGACATCGGGTGGCGCGAGGTGGCACGGGCGGGAGGGGAGCGTGCCTGA
- the mutM gene encoding bifunctional DNA-formamidopyrimidine glycosylase/DNA-(apurinic or apyrimidinic site) lyase, whose protein sequence is MPELPEVETIVRDLASSVPGRTIRDVEVFHADLIEGERAAEFAEALRGRRIGGVTRRAKNIVFDLGRGDRLLVNLGMTGRLLVPRRGDPLPTHLGVRMTLGRGRELLYADTRRFGRLWRTDESGWSAFDGRLGVEPLSDDFSAERLFEMTRRSRVAVKTWLMDQARVVGVGNIYASEALFRAGVDPRRPANELTLDDVERIRRATQEVLSEAIEFRGTTFLDYRDASGNRGEFYDRLRVYDREGQPCAACNRPLQRIVQANRSTFFCEDCQR, encoded by the coding sequence GTGCCTGAGCTTCCCGAAGTCGAAACCATCGTCCGCGACCTGGCGTCGTCGGTACCGGGCCGCACCATCCGAGACGTCGAGGTCTTCCACGCGGACCTGATCGAGGGGGAGCGCGCGGCGGAGTTCGCGGAGGCGCTGCGGGGACGGCGCATCGGCGGGGTCACGAGGCGCGCCAAGAACATCGTCTTCGACCTTGGGCGCGGCGACCGGCTCCTGGTGAACCTGGGGATGACGGGCCGCCTCCTCGTCCCCCGCCGTGGCGACCCACTCCCCACCCACCTTGGCGTGCGGATGACGCTCGGGCGCGGGCGCGAGCTCCTCTACGCGGACACGCGGCGCTTTGGCCGGCTGTGGCGGACGGACGAGTCCGGGTGGAGCGCCTTCGACGGCCGGCTCGGCGTGGAGCCGCTTTCGGACGACTTCAGCGCCGAGCGCCTGTTCGAGATGACGCGCCGCTCCCGCGTGGCCGTGAAGACGTGGCTGATGGACCAGGCGCGCGTGGTGGGAGTCGGGAACATCTATGCGAGCGAAGCGCTATTCCGCGCGGGGGTCGATCCGCGCCGCCCGGCGAACGAGCTGACCCTCGACGACGTGGAGCGCATCCGCCGCGCGACGCAGGAAGTGCTCAGCGAGGCGATCGAGTTCCGGGGCACCACCTTCCTGGATTACCGCGACGCCAGCGGCAATCGCGGCGAGTTCTACGACCGGTTGCGCGTATACGACCGCGAGGGCCAGCCGTGCGCGGCGTGCAACCGCCCGCTGCAGCGCATCGTACAGGCAAATCGATCCACTTTTTTCTGCGAAGACTGCCAGCGGTAG
- a CDS encoding cystathionine gamma-synthase yields MMHDDSAEAAAHRFATLAVHAGQTPDPTTGAIMAPVYQTSTYVQPELGRHLGYEYARTHNPTREALERNVAALEGGTHGIAFASGLAATDTLAKLWDAGDHVVCGEGVYGGTFRLFAKVFARLGMEFSFVDSGNLDEIRAAMRPNTRLVHVETPTNPMMRISDIAGAAEIAHAGGAVLSVDNTFASPYNQNPLALGADVVLHSTTKYINGHSDMIGGMLVTSSDDLHERLRFLQNAAGGIPGPWDCWLALRGTKTLHLRMQAHNANGQRIAEYLEGHPKVVKAFYPGLPSHPQHELAKSQMRGFTGMISVELGTMDRARAFVNNVRIFALAESLGGVESLIGHPALMTHASIPSDRRMAMGLSDALVRLSCGVEDVDDLIADIDQALAKA; encoded by the coding sequence ATGATGCACGATGACAGCGCGGAGGCCGCGGCCCACCGCTTCGCGACCCTGGCGGTGCACGCCGGACAGACGCCCGACCCCACCACCGGCGCCATCATGGCGCCGGTGTACCAGACCTCCACCTACGTGCAGCCGGAGCTGGGGCGGCACCTGGGGTACGAGTACGCCCGCACGCACAACCCCACCCGCGAGGCGCTGGAGCGCAACGTGGCGGCGCTGGAGGGAGGCACGCACGGCATCGCCTTCGCCAGCGGCCTGGCGGCCACGGACACGCTCGCCAAGCTGTGGGACGCGGGCGACCACGTGGTCTGCGGCGAGGGCGTCTACGGCGGCACCTTTCGGCTCTTCGCCAAGGTCTTCGCGCGGCTGGGGATGGAGTTCTCCTTCGTGGACAGCGGCAACCTGGACGAGATCCGCGCCGCCATGCGCCCCAACACGCGCCTGGTGCACGTGGAGACGCCCACCAACCCGATGATGCGCATCTCCGACATCGCCGGGGCGGCGGAGATCGCGCACGCGGGCGGCGCGGTGCTGAGTGTGGACAACACCTTTGCCTCGCCCTACAACCAGAACCCGCTGGCGCTGGGCGCGGACGTGGTGCTGCACTCCACGACGAAGTACATCAACGGCCACTCGGACATGATCGGCGGGATGCTCGTCACCTCCAGCGACGACCTCCACGAGCGCCTCCGCTTCCTGCAGAACGCGGCCGGCGGCATCCCGGGACCGTGGGACTGCTGGCTGGCGCTGCGTGGCACCAAGACGCTGCACCTGCGCATGCAGGCGCACAACGCGAACGGCCAGCGCATCGCTGAGTACCTGGAGGGGCACCCCAAGGTGGTGAAGGCGTTCTACCCGGGCCTTCCCTCGCACCCCCAGCACGAGCTGGCGAAGTCGCAGATGCGCGGCTTCACGGGGATGATCTCGGTGGAGTTGGGAACGATGGACCGCGCGCGCGCCTTCGTGAACAACGTGCGCATCTTCGCGCTCGCCGAGTCGCTGGGCGGGGTGGAGAGCCTGATCGGCCACCCCGCCCTGATGACGCACGCCTCCATCCCCTCCGACCGCCGCATGGCCATGGGCCTCTCCGACGCCCTCGTCCGCCTCTCCTGCGGCGTCGAGGACGTGGACGACCTGATCGCCGACATCGACCAGGCGCTGGCAAAGGCCTGA
- a CDS encoding metallophosphoesterase, translating to MRSTLRTLLLLIAAALPACDDARPEAAALAPSDSAARQEDPRAIYGATSAENVRVTPVEIEVADLPAGWNGMKIAALSDFQLGLWPDNERVATAAVRRALAEKPDVVVLLGDYVARGDDYAALDRILAPLRGTPVFAVLGHTDEDDDTDGEPDSAQIRTVQALQRNGVRVLRNARAPFGRNGDTAYIAGVEPYTPRRPEWRQAEIYGGIPGGPRTPLLLAHFPATGLSLPTDKYAAVLTGHTFCGRMEVPGTPRLTWVNTELYPGTPEPDKRRIFRVKGSTLFITCGVGYGFIPVRFGSPPEVAMVTLRGFNTKAAADSARAAAAPGEANLDSLLQAYGRRDTTATPADTTGGAAP from the coding sequence ATGCGGAGCACCCTCCGCACCCTGCTCCTCCTCATCGCCGCCGCGCTCCCGGCGTGCGACGACGCGCGCCCCGAAGCGGCGGCGCTGGCGCCCTCGGACAGCGCGGCACGCCAGGAAGACCCGCGCGCCATCTACGGCGCCACCAGCGCGGAGAACGTCCGCGTCACGCCGGTGGAGATCGAAGTCGCCGACCTCCCGGCCGGGTGGAACGGGATGAAGATCGCCGCCCTCTCCGACTTCCAGCTCGGCCTCTGGCCAGACAACGAGCGCGTCGCCACCGCCGCCGTGCGCCGTGCCCTCGCCGAGAAGCCGGACGTCGTGGTGCTGCTGGGCGACTACGTGGCCCGCGGCGACGACTACGCCGCGCTGGACCGCATCCTGGCGCCGCTGCGGGGGACCCCTGTCTTCGCCGTGCTCGGCCACACGGACGAGGACGACGACACGGACGGCGAGCCGGACAGCGCGCAGATCCGCACGGTGCAGGCGCTGCAGCGCAACGGGGTGCGCGTCCTGCGCAACGCCCGCGCGCCCTTTGGCCGCAACGGCGACACGGCGTACATCGCTGGGGTGGAGCCCTATACGCCGCGACGCCCCGAGTGGCGCCAGGCGGAGATCTACGGCGGCATCCCGGGCGGCCCGCGCACCCCGCTGCTGCTGGCCCACTTCCCCGCCACGGGCCTGTCGCTGCCGACGGACAAGTACGCCGCCGTCCTCACCGGCCACACCTTCTGCGGCCGCATGGAGGTGCCCGGCACACCGCGGCTGACGTGGGTGAACACGGAGCTGTACCCCGGCACCCCCGAGCCGGACAAGCGCCGCATCTTTCGCGTAAAGGGAAGCACGCTCTTCATCACCTGCGGCGTGGGCTACGGCTTCATCCCGGTGCGCTTCGGCTCGCCGCCCGAGGTGGCGATGGTGACGCTGCGCGGCTTCAACACCAAGGCCGCCGCCGACAGCGCCCGCGCCGCCGCCGCCCCCGGCGAGGCCAACCTCGACTCGCTGCTCCAGGCCTACGGCCGCCGCGACACCACCGCCACCCCTGCCGACACCACCGGCGGCGCCGCGCCATGA
- a CDS encoding Lrp/AsnC family transcriptional regulator: MDDIDLRIVALLQENARTSNAEIARQMGMAPSAILERVRKLEERGVIMGYAARVNPEAVGLGLTAFVFVRASERAGAVNTSRRLADLREVQEVHHVAGEDCFLVKVRVANARALSVLLSERFGEIDTIVSTRSTIVMDTVKETAALPIPREASRG; the protein is encoded by the coding sequence ATGGATGATATCGACCTGCGCATCGTGGCGCTTCTGCAGGAGAACGCGCGCACTTCCAACGCGGAGATCGCGCGGCAGATGGGGATGGCGCCTTCCGCGATTCTGGAGCGGGTGCGGAAGCTGGAGGAGCGCGGCGTGATCATGGGGTACGCCGCGCGCGTGAACCCCGAGGCGGTGGGTCTGGGGCTGACCGCTTTCGTCTTCGTGCGCGCGAGCGAGCGGGCGGGGGCGGTGAACACGTCGCGCCGCCTGGCGGATCTCCGCGAGGTTCAGGAGGTGCACCACGTGGCGGGCGAGGACTGCTTCCTGGTGAAGGTGCGCGTCGCCAACGCGCGCGCGCTCAGCGTGCTCCTTTCCGAGCGCTTCGGGGAGATCGACACGATCGTCTCCACGCGCTCCACCATCGTCATGGACACGGTCAAGGAGACGGCCGCGCTTCCCATTCCGCGGGAGGCGAGCCGTGGCTGA